A stretch of the Desulfobacter sp. genome encodes the following:
- a CDS encoding histidine phosphatase family protein has product MERKYPVRSQQTIDTLTALLDRGVKKMSVILRHSDRYYPKDARMEPFMGLTDPGKSYALDLGRALPDHITPQLFSSHFGRCIETAYLIDKGFTLSHGSLLDHVITQDTLAPFYINDIEQALGLMQDCGSQQFIRNWFDNTIDQTIMEPPEKTADILTAYMIQRLSELETGQVAFCVSHDWNIFPIKEFKLGLAHEGAGDVGYLDGVIFFEENGQVYAETFQTDPVAIKTL; this is encoded by the coding sequence ATGGAAAGAAAATACCCTGTCAGATCCCAACAGACCATTGATACCCTGACTGCTCTGCTAGACAGAGGGGTTAAAAAAATGTCCGTTATTTTAAGGCATTCGGATCGCTATTATCCTAAAGATGCCAGGATGGAGCCTTTTATGGGATTAACCGATCCGGGCAAATCCTATGCCCTGGATCTTGGCCGGGCCCTGCCCGATCATATCACCCCCCAATTATTTTCAAGCCATTTTGGCAGATGTATTGAAACCGCCTACCTTATTGACAAGGGATTTACCCTTTCCCACGGCAGCCTATTGGATCATGTGATCACCCAGGATACCCTGGCCCCGTTTTACATTAATGATATTGAACAGGCCCTCGGACTGATGCAGGACTGCGGCAGCCAGCAATTTATCCGGAACTGGTTTGACAATACCATCGATCAAACCATCATGGAGCCCCCTGAAAAAACAGCAGATATTCTCACCGCATACATGATTCAACGGTTGAGCGAGCTTGAGACGGGTCAGGTGGCCTTTTGCGTCTCCCATGACTGGAACATCTTTCCCATCAAAGAATTTAAACTCGGGCTTGCCCATGAAGGCGCCGGGGATGTGGGATATTTGGACGGGGTGATTTTCTTTGAAGAAAACGGCCAGGTCTATGCCGAAACCTTTCAGACAGACCCTGTGGCCATTAAAACCCTGTGA
- a CDS encoding 2-isopropylmalate synthase has protein sequence MNDDRRIIVFDTTLRDGEQSPGASMNQAEKLRIATQLEALGVDVIEAGFPAASEGDYEAVKAISAALKKTQVAALCRASEQDIRRGWDAIKDAVNPRIHTFIATSELHMKYKLQMEPGDVLKQAVESVKLAASFTDNVEFSAEDGSRSDKDFLCTVFESVIDAGATTVNLPDTVGYAIPEEFGELVKYVMENTSNIDQAILSIHCHNDLGLATSNTLAAVKNGARQVEVTINGIGERAGNTSMEEVVMSLNTRPNFFPHTTGIDTTRIYPTSRLVSMITGILVQPNRAIVGANAFAHEAGIHQDGVLKNPMTYEIMKPETVGISKNNLVLGKHSGRHALNAHVQEMGYNLSDDELNIVFKKFKNLADKKKNILDEDIEALINEGVLRSSEVFTLEYIHVLSGNTVFPTASVMLHINGRPVQGATEGSGPIDAVYNIISKLTSTKSELLRFTISALTEGTDAQGEVTVRLQEDGVVALGKGTDPDIITASALAYINGLNRLEYMKAHPVKEPSPL, from the coding sequence ATGAACGACGACAGACGGATCATCGTATTTGACACCACCTTGCGTGACGGGGAACAATCTCCGGGCGCCTCCATGAATCAGGCGGAAAAGCTCAGGATCGCCACCCAGCTTGAGGCCCTGGGAGTGGATGTCATTGAAGCGGGGTTTCCTGCAGCCTCGGAGGGAGACTATGAGGCGGTAAAAGCCATTTCCGCTGCCTTGAAAAAAACCCAGGTGGCCGCCCTCTGCCGTGCCAGTGAACAAGATATCCGCCGGGGCTGGGATGCCATAAAAGATGCGGTAAACCCCAGGATTCACACGTTTATCGCCACCTCAGAGCTTCACATGAAATACAAGCTTCAGATGGAACCTGGGGACGTGCTCAAACAGGCGGTGGAATCGGTAAAACTTGCCGCCTCTTTTACCGACAACGTAGAATTTTCAGCCGAAGACGGGTCTCGGTCTGACAAGGATTTTTTATGCACCGTGTTTGAGTCGGTGATTGATGCCGGTGCCACTACCGTCAACCTGCCCGACACCGTTGGCTATGCCATCCCCGAAGAGTTTGGCGAACTTGTCAAATACGTGATGGAAAACACCTCCAATATTGACCAGGCCATACTTTCAATCCATTGCCACAACGACCTGGGTCTTGCCACCTCAAATACCCTTGCTGCCGTTAAAAACGGGGCCCGCCAGGTAGAGGTCACCATCAACGGCATTGGAGAGCGGGCAGGCAACACCTCCATGGAAGAGGTGGTCATGTCCCTGAACACCCGGCCCAACTTCTTTCCCCACACCACAGGAATTGATACCACAAGGATCTATCCCACCTCCCGTCTGGTCTCCATGATCACAGGCATCCTGGTCCAGCCCAACAGGGCCATTGTCGGTGCAAATGCCTTTGCCCACGAGGCCGGCATCCACCAGGACGGTGTCCTTAAAAACCCCATGACCTACGAGATCATGAAACCTGAAACCGTGGGTATTTCCAAAAATAATCTGGTATTGGGAAAGCATTCGGGCCGCCACGCCCTGAACGCCCACGTTCAGGAAATGGGATACAACCTTTCAGACGATGAACTCAACATTGTCTTTAAAAAATTTAAAAACCTGGCTGACAAAAAAAAGAACATTTTAGACGAGGATATCGAAGCCTTGATCAACGAAGGGGTTTTAAGATCCTCGGAAGTCTTCACCCTTGAATACATCCATGTATTGTCCGGGAACACGGTATTTCCAACGGCCTCTGTCATGCTCCACATCAACGGCAGACCGGTTCAAGGCGCCACTGAAGGCTCAGGCCCCATTGATGCGGTCTACAATATCATCTCCAAGCTCACCTCGACCAAATCCGAACTTCTGCGGTTTACCATCTCTGCGCTGACTGAAGGCACAGATGCCCAGGGCGAGGTTACGGTCCGCCTCCAGGAAGACGGAGTCGTAGCCTTGGGTAAAGGAACTGATCCTGATATTATCACAGCATCGGCCCTGGCCTATATCAACGGGCTGAACCGGCTGGAATACATGAAGGCCCATCCTGTAAAAGAGCCCTCTCCCCTTTAA
- a CDS encoding DDE-type integrase/transposase/recombinase has translation MESAKRFFKKMLRASNNSRPRVLSVDGNPAYPPAVKALKEKKLLNKDCILRQNKYLNNIIEQDHRFIKKLVRAGMGFKTFHSAWRTLKGYEIMNMIRKGQVKNIRKGEILKQKEFVENLFSYAA, from the coding sequence ATGGAATCTGCCAAACGATTTTTTAAAAAGATGCTGCGAGCTTCCAATAACTCCAGACCTCGGGTTCTGAGTGTTGACGGAAATCCTGCATATCCTCCGGCAGTAAAGGCTTTGAAAGAAAAAAAGCTTCTGAATAAGGACTGTATCCTAAGACAGAATAAATATCTGAACAATATTATTGAGCAAGACCACCGGTTTATCAAAAAGCTTGTCAGAGCTGGTATGGGGTTCAAGACATTTCATTCTGCCTGGCGGACGCTAAAAGGCTATGAAATTATGAACATGATCAGAAAAGGACAAGTTAAAAATATCAGGAAGGGAGAAATTTTAAAGCAGAAAGAATTCGTCGAAAATCTGTTTTCTTATGCTGCGTAA
- the cmoB gene encoding tRNA 5-methoxyuridine(34)/uridine 5-oxyacetic acid(34) synthase CmoB produces MERFLKHCRQSGLDQWDDALGEIVRNKREFLDHAKGNFSKFKQVVQDLPDLDCSWIDLDGRAVRAGGRNEISSLKKQRLFQGLKALCPWRKGPFDLFGVPIYTEWQSWMKWERFASHLPNIEGNKVLDIGSSNGYYMFKMAALNPGFVLGLEPQSSFYYQYLAIQKYLNLDNVFCLPIPYQKMPLMEKSFDLVLCMGILYHRKSPVEMLKQIHDSLAKGGQIVLENLVLDSRKNICLFPHDRYQKMRNVFFIPDLAAMESWLARAGFFDIRCVDVTPTTPCEQRKTNWIQTESLADFLDPNDPGKTVEGYPGPVRAIFMAKA; encoded by the coding sequence ATGGAACGGTTTTTAAAACACTGTAGGCAGTCCGGACTGGATCAATGGGATGATGCTCTTGGTGAGATTGTCCGAAATAAAAGAGAATTTCTCGACCATGCCAAGGGTAATTTTTCAAAGTTTAAGCAGGTGGTGCAGGATCTGCCCGATCTGGACTGTTCATGGATTGACCTGGATGGCCGGGCGGTCAGGGCAGGGGGGAGAAATGAGATTTCTTCCCTGAAAAAACAAAGGCTTTTTCAGGGACTAAAGGCGCTCTGCCCCTGGCGAAAAGGCCCCTTTGATCTGTTTGGTGTCCCCATTTATACCGAATGGCAGTCCTGGATGAAGTGGGAACGCTTTGCCTCCCACCTGCCCAATATTGAGGGTAATAAAGTTCTGGATATTGGGTCCAGCAACGGGTATTACATGTTTAAAATGGCGGCATTAAACCCTGGCTTTGTTCTGGGGCTTGAACCCCAGAGTTCCTTTTATTACCAATACCTGGCCATCCAGAAATATTTAAACCTGGACAATGTGTTTTGCCTGCCCATTCCCTATCAAAAGATGCCTTTGATGGAAAAGTCCTTTGACCTGGTGCTCTGCATGGGAATACTCTATCATCGAAAGTCCCCCGTGGAAATGCTCAAACAGATCCATGACAGCCTTGCCAAAGGCGGACAGATTGTCCTGGAAAATCTGGTGCTGGATTCAAGGAAGAATATCTGTCTTTTTCCCCATGACCGCTACCAGAAGATGCGGAACGTGTTTTTTATTCCTGACCTTGCAGCCATGGAGTCCTGGCTTGCCCGGGCGGGATTTTTTGATATCCGCTGTGTGGATGTGACCCCGACCACTCCTTGTGAACAGCGAAAAACTAATTGGATTCAGACCGAATCCCTGGCCGATTTTTTAGATCCCAATGACCCTGGTAAAACCGTTGAAGGCTATCCCGGACCGGTAAGGGCGATTTTTATGGCAAAGGCCTGA
- the rocF gene encoding arginase has product MSKHISIIGVPMDFGQMLRGVDMGPAALRYSGLIQRLRRLGHTVTDQGDVSIPIRDTSLDMANDKYIKEITQVCESIYTAGSQAVEQKRFPLFLGGDHSISVGTVASVVGQDDIGLIWVDAHGDFNTPETSPSGNIHGMPLAALIGEGHASLVNVGKPGKKIHPDNVVLIGQRDLDPGEKQRIKASGITIFTMRDIDEQGISAVASKAMMKFAHLKRFHLTLDMDGLDPVEAPGVGTPVPGGISYREAHLLMEILSDSGKLGSMDLVEINPILDVGNKTAELAVELALSALGKSIL; this is encoded by the coding sequence ATGTCAAAACATATCAGTATTATCGGCGTGCCAATGGATTTTGGACAAATGCTCAGGGGGGTGGACATGGGGCCTGCCGCCCTTCGGTATTCAGGGCTGATTCAAAGACTCAGACGTTTAGGCCACACGGTCACCGACCAGGGGGATGTGTCAATTCCCATTCGGGACACAAGCCTTGACATGGCAAATGATAAATATATCAAAGAGATTACCCAGGTTTGTGAGTCCATTTACACGGCTGGAAGTCAGGCCGTGGAACAGAAGAGGTTTCCGCTTTTTCTCGGCGGAGATCATTCCATTTCCGTGGGCACTGTGGCCTCGGTGGTGGGCCAGGATGATATCGGATTGATCTGGGTGGATGCCCATGGGGATTTTAACACGCCTGAGACCTCACCTTCTGGCAATATTCACGGCATGCCCCTGGCAGCACTCATTGGCGAGGGCCACGCCTCTTTGGTCAATGTGGGAAAACCTGGCAAAAAGATTCATCCGGACAATGTGGTGCTGATCGGCCAGCGGGATCTGGACCCCGGAGAAAAACAAAGAATCAAAGCATCCGGTATTACCATCTTTACCATGAGAGACATTGATGAACAGGGGATCTCTGCGGTTGCCTCCAAAGCCATGATGAAATTTGCCCATTTAAAGCGGTTTCATCTGACCTTGGACATGGATGGACTGGATCCGGTCGAAGCACCTGGGGTGGGGACCCCGGTCCCGGGCGGCATAAGTTACAGAGAGGCCCATCTGCTCATGGAAATTTTATCTGACTCTGGAAAACTCGGATCCATGGACCTTGTGGAGATTAATCCGATTCTGGATGTGGGCAATAAAACCGCTGAGCTTGCTGTTGAGCTTGCCCTCTCTGCTCTGGGTAAAAGCATTTTATAA
- the cmoA gene encoding carboxy-S-adenosyl-L-methionine synthase CmoA encodes MEKDTVFAEKKKSITPFCFNEKVAAVFDDMLMRSVPFYSEVLKQQAMMTQRYYVPGTRIYDLGCSHGNLGMRILSLFDAAPFAMTGVDNSYPMIQKYQTRLGTKKNAQSIDLVCGCIEDMKIHNASVVVVNLTLQFLNPEKRNGLIRSIYQGLSPGGVLLLTEKTIHPDPGLKDLELDFYCQFKRENGYSELEISQKRDALEKVLIPESVQIHENRLLSAGFSVFNIWLKWFNFTSMLAIK; translated from the coding sequence ATGGAAAAAGATACGGTATTTGCAGAGAAAAAAAAATCAATCACCCCCTTTTGTTTTAATGAAAAAGTAGCCGCTGTTTTTGACGATATGCTGATGCGTTCGGTCCCGTTTTATTCAGAGGTATTAAAACAGCAGGCAATGATGACCCAACGGTATTACGTACCAGGAACCCGAATATATGATCTGGGGTGTTCCCACGGCAATCTGGGCATGCGTATTCTTTCTCTTTTTGATGCCGCTCCTTTTGCCATGACAGGGGTGGATAATTCCTATCCCATGATTCAAAAGTATCAAACAAGGCTTGGCACAAAAAAAAATGCCCAGTCCATTGATCTTGTCTGCGGGTGTATTGAGGATATGAAGATTCACAATGCCTCGGTGGTGGTGGTCAATTTAACCCTTCAATTTTTAAACCCTGAAAAAAGAAACGGGTTGATCCGTTCAATTTACCAGGGGTTATCTCCCGGTGGGGTGCTTCTTCTGACCGAGAAAACCATTCACCCGGATCCTGGATTAAAAGATCTTGAACTGGATTTTTACTGCCAGTTCAAGCGGGAGAACGGGTATTCAGAACTTGAAATCAGCCAGAAAAGAGATGCCCTTGAAAAGGTTTTGATCCCGGAATCTGTCCAGATCCATGAGAACCGGCTGCTGTCAGCCGGGTTTTCCGTGTTCAATATCTGGCTTAAGTGGTTTAACTTTACATCAATGCTGGCCATAAAATAA
- a CDS encoding ParM/StbA family protein, whose protein sequence is MEIVGIDVGFGFTKAYNGKNSVIFKSLIGDAADIQFKSSLGDAQTTSNLHITLNDKTYFLGTYAELQSSITEFTLDQDKLVEEFIKILAIAAAGLCSETKGPINVVTGLPVGYLKRDTRRLKEIIKGNHEITFHNQDEPDKTTRIHINKVHVIPQPVGSIFNLIFDNTGKITNRALAASKLGVVDIGFKTTDFSIFDHLQYIERGSSTMDTGISKCFSVIANKLRQESNINIELYRIFKFVESGMIKIKGKEYNITNLKKRVYIHAASAIAADLNRLWENDWDIDSIILSGGGSIPLAEYLVPGIEGNVIPIQRDIDARFNNVQGYCKFGHYKWGNQKNSPEKKETAQKAGPDPAPEPPQDTAKEDGEKSGKGLAWLRRQN, encoded by the coding sequence ATGGAAATAGTTGGAATTGATGTCGGTTTCGGTTTTACCAAGGCATACAACGGAAAAAATTCCGTTATTTTCAAGTCCTTGATCGGGGATGCCGCCGATATCCAGTTTAAATCATCTTTAGGGGATGCCCAGACCACGTCAAACCTGCACATCACCTTGAACGACAAGACTTATTTTCTGGGCACCTATGCAGAACTCCAGTCCAGTATCACAGAATTTACCCTGGACCAGGATAAGCTGGTGGAAGAATTTATCAAAATTCTGGCCATTGCCGCTGCCGGGCTCTGCTCGGAGACCAAAGGGCCGATTAATGTGGTTACAGGATTGCCTGTGGGATATCTTAAACGGGACACCCGCCGTCTCAAGGAGATCATCAAGGGGAATCATGAAATCACCTTTCACAACCAGGATGAACCCGATAAAACGACCCGGATTCATATCAACAAGGTTCATGTGATTCCCCAGCCTGTGGGGTCTATCTTTAATTTGATATTTGATAACACCGGTAAAATCACAAACCGGGCCCTGGCAGCATCAAAATTAGGGGTGGTGGACATTGGGTTTAAAACCACGGATTTTTCCATCTTTGATCATCTTCAGTATATTGAACGGGGATCATCAACCATGGATACAGGCATCTCAAAATGCTTTTCCGTGATTGCCAACAAGCTCAGACAAGAAAGCAATATCAATATAGAACTCTACCGTATTTTTAAATTTGTCGAATCCGGAATGATCAAAATCAAGGGTAAAGAGTATAATATCACCAACCTAAAAAAACGGGTCTACATCCATGCGGCATCTGCCATTGCCGCCGATTTAAACAGACTTTGGGAAAACGACTGGGACATTGATTCCATTATTTTATCCGGCGGCGGTTCCATTCCCTTGGCCGAATACCTAGTTCCCGGTATTGAGGGCAATGTCATTCCCATCCAGCGGGACATTGACGCCAGGTTCAACAATGTCCAGGGATATTGCAAGTTCGGCCATTATAAATGGGGAAATCAGAAAAACAGCCCCGAAAAAAAAGAAACCGCCCAAAAAGCAGGGCCTGACCCCGCACCGGAACCGCCCCAGGATACGGCCAAAGAAGACGGCGAAAAATCAGGTAAAGGCCTGGCCTGGCTGAGGCGTCAAAATTAG
- the larB gene encoding nickel pincer cofactor biosynthesis protein LarB — protein MDNQTLTNILDRVASGELSVDAAQNRFKHLFFEDIGFAHIDHHRSLRKGFPEVIFGQGKTCEQILIILEKIKAKENIVLVTRLSPEKAGPVLEKFSNAQYFEDARLLRLQQSPPKITGSGTILIMSAGTSDIPVAREAALTAQAMGNRVETLFDVGVAGIHRLFAHSDLIEQASVIVVAAGMEGALPSVVGGMVQAPLIAVPTSVGYGTSFNGMTALLGMLNSCSSNIAVVNIDNGFGAGYMASSINHVAAPL, from the coding sequence ATGGACAATCAGACCCTAACTAATATCCTTGACCGGGTTGCCAGCGGCGAACTTAGCGTGGATGCCGCCCAAAACCGGTTTAAACATCTATTTTTTGAAGATATTGGATTTGCCCACATTGATCATCACAGGTCCCTTCGGAAAGGGTTCCCCGAAGTCATTTTCGGCCAGGGAAAAACCTGTGAACAAATTTTAATCATCCTTGAAAAAATCAAGGCAAAAGAAAATATTGTCCTGGTTACCCGGCTGAGCCCTGAAAAGGCCGGACCTGTTCTGGAAAAATTCAGCAATGCCCAATATTTTGAAGATGCCCGCCTGCTGCGACTTCAACAATCGCCTCCGAAAATCACAGGTTCGGGTACCATATTGATCATGTCGGCCGGGACCTCGGACATTCCCGTGGCAAGGGAGGCTGCACTGACGGCACAGGCCATGGGCAACCGGGTAGAAACCTTATTTGACGTGGGTGTGGCAGGGATTCACAGGTTGTTTGCCCACTCAGATCTGATTGAACAGGCCAGTGTCATTGTGGTGGCCGCAGGCATGGAAGGTGCACTTCCCTCAGTGGTCGGCGGCATGGTTCAGGCCCCGTTGATTGCCGTACCCACCAGTGTGGGATATGGTACCAGTTTTAACGGAATGACAGCATTGCTGGGCATGCTCAATTCGTGCAGTTCAAATATAGCAGTGGTTAATATTGACAATGGATTCGGAGCCGGTTATATGGCCTCATCCATCAATCACGTGGCAGCCCCTTTATAA